A single region of the Streptomyces sp. ITFR-16 genome encodes:
- a CDS encoding UDP-N-acetylmuramate dehydrogenase: MQELHDAPLAPLTTFRLGGPATRLLTATTDAEVVEAVREADDSGTPLLVIGGGSNLVIGDKGFDGTALRIATKGFVLDGATLELAAGEIWTDAVARSVEAGLAGLECLAGIPGSAGATPIQNVGAYGQEVSATITEVVAYDRHSRETVTIPNSECAFSYRHSRFKAEPDRFVVLRVRFGLEEAGGLSAPLKYPETARAMGVEEGERVPAAAARETVLRLRAGKGMVLDPEDHDTWSAGSFFTNPILEQAEFEAFLARVADRLGPEVAPPAFPAGEGRTKTSAAWLIDRAGFTKGYGTGPARISTKHTLALTNRGAASTEDLLALAREVVAGVHEAFGVTLVNEPVTVGVSL, encoded by the coding sequence GTGCAGGAACTCCACGACGCGCCCCTCGCCCCCCTGACCACCTTCCGGCTCGGCGGCCCCGCCACCCGCCTGTTGACCGCGACGACCGACGCCGAAGTGGTCGAGGCCGTGCGCGAAGCCGACGACAGCGGCACCCCGCTCCTGGTCATCGGCGGCGGCAGCAACCTGGTCATCGGCGACAAGGGCTTCGACGGCACCGCCCTGCGCATCGCCACCAAGGGCTTCGTGCTGGACGGCGCGACGCTCGAACTGGCCGCCGGAGAGATCTGGACGGACGCCGTCGCCCGCAGCGTGGAGGCCGGTCTCGCGGGGCTCGAATGCCTGGCGGGCATCCCCGGCTCGGCGGGCGCGACCCCGATCCAGAACGTCGGGGCGTACGGACAGGAGGTGTCGGCCACCATCACGGAGGTCGTCGCCTACGACCGGCACAGCCGGGAGACGGTCACCATCCCGAACTCCGAGTGCGCGTTCTCGTACCGGCACAGTCGTTTCAAGGCCGAACCCGACCGGTTCGTGGTGCTGCGTGTCCGGTTCGGGCTGGAAGAGGCGGGTGGTCTCTCCGCGCCCCTCAAGTACCCCGAGACGGCCCGCGCGATGGGCGTCGAGGAGGGCGAGCGCGTTCCCGCCGCCGCCGCGCGCGAAACCGTGCTGCGGCTGCGCGCCGGCAAGGGCATGGTGCTCGACCCCGAGGACCACGACACCTGGTCGGCCGGGTCCTTCTTCACCAACCCGATCCTGGAGCAGGCCGAGTTCGAGGCGTTCCTGGCCCGGGTGGCGGACCGGCTCGGGCCCGAGGTGGCGCCCCCCGCCTTCCCCGCCGGCGAGGGACGCACCAAGACCTCGGCGGCCTGGCTCATCGACCGGGCCGGCTTCACCAAGGGATACGGCACCGGCCCCGCCCGTATCTCCACCAAGCACACCCTCGCCCTCACCAACCGGGGCGCGGCGAGCACCGAGGACCTGCTCGCCCTGGCGCGCGAGGTCGTCGCCGGGGTCCACGAGGCCTTCGGGGTCACGCTCGTCAATGAACCGGTGACCGTCGGCGTGAGCCTGTAG
- a CDS encoding MaoC family dehydratase N-terminal domain-containing protein: protein MALDQSFVGRTYPPTAPYEVGREKIREFAEAVGDAHPAYVDPEAARALGHSEVIAPPTFVFSITFKAAGQVIEDPQLGLDYSRVVHGDQRFVYTRPVRAGDRLTVTSTIEAIKSMAGNDILDVRGEVHDASGGHVVTAWTKLVARAAEEA, encoded by the coding sequence ATGGCGCTCGACCAGTCCTTCGTGGGGCGGACCTATCCGCCCACCGCGCCGTACGAGGTCGGCCGGGAGAAGATCCGAGAGTTCGCCGAGGCGGTGGGCGACGCCCATCCCGCGTACGTCGATCCCGAGGCGGCCAGGGCGCTCGGCCACAGCGAGGTGATCGCGCCGCCGACCTTCGTCTTCTCCATCACCTTCAAGGCCGCCGGGCAGGTCATCGAGGACCCGCAGCTGGGTCTGGACTACAGCCGGGTGGTGCACGGCGACCAGAGGTTCGTCTACACGCGCCCGGTGCGCGCGGGGGACCGGCTGACGGTCACCTCGACGATCGAGGCCATCAAGTCCATGGCGGGCAACGACATCCTGGACGTCCGCGGCGAGGTCCACGACGCGTCCGGCGGGCATGTCGTGACGGCGTGGACGAAGCTGGTGGCGCGCGCCGCCGAGGAGGCGTGA
- a CDS encoding TetR/AcrR family transcriptional regulator has translation MSADERRESVIRAAITEFARGGYSATSTEAIAKRVGVSQPYLFRLFPNKQAMFLAAAERCLVETREVFEKAADGLEGEDALHSMAQAYQRLIAEDPDKLLMQMQVYAAVAAAEAAGDHEFGTSVRAGWLELYDSVSFSLGADADEATTFLAYGMLANTLTSLGFPAGHRIWSGFYDSAKPPA, from the coding sequence ATGAGTGCAGATGAGCGACGCGAGAGCGTCATCCGCGCGGCGATCACCGAGTTCGCCCGCGGCGGGTACAGCGCCACCTCCACCGAGGCGATCGCCAAGCGTGTGGGTGTCTCCCAGCCCTACCTCTTCCGCCTCTTCCCCAACAAGCAGGCGATGTTCCTCGCGGCCGCCGAGCGCTGCCTCGTCGAGACCCGGGAGGTCTTCGAGAAGGCGGCCGACGGGCTGGAGGGCGAAGATGCCCTGCACTCCATGGCGCAGGCCTACCAGCGCCTGATCGCCGAGGACCCCGACAAGCTGCTGATGCAGATGCAGGTGTACGCGGCGGTCGCCGCCGCCGAGGCCGCCGGGGACCACGAGTTCGGCACGTCGGTGCGCGCCGGCTGGCTGGAGCTCTACGACTCGGTCAGCTTCTCGCTCGGCGCCGACGCGGACGAGGCCACCACCTTCCTCGCGTACGGCATGCTCGCCAACACCCTGACGTCCCTGGGCTTCCCGGCGGGACACCGGATCTGGTCCGGGTTCTACGACTCCGCGAAGCCCCCCGCCTGA
- a CDS encoding NAD(P)H-binding protein → MKLTVFGATGGIGQEIVRQAAEAGHEVTAVVRDPARLSVPLSGITVHTAARIDDPEALREAVAGRDAVLSGLGAKGRKADGLAERLTRSVLSAMEAEGTRRLLVVSAAPVIPTPADDPLLDRMMLSAIGVILKEVYADLTAMEAALAASATDWTSVRPPKLTNGPRTGTYRMVVGGNPRSGRSISRADVAHAMLALVNDPAAVKQGVGVSY, encoded by the coding sequence ATGAAGCTCACAGTGTTCGGTGCGACAGGCGGTATCGGGCAGGAGATCGTCCGCCAGGCGGCGGAGGCGGGGCACGAGGTGACGGCGGTCGTCCGCGACCCGGCCCGGCTCTCGGTGCCGCTCTCCGGCATCACCGTCCACACAGCGGCGCGGATCGACGACCCGGAGGCGCTGCGCGAGGCCGTGGCCGGCCGGGATGCGGTCCTCTCCGGGCTGGGCGCCAAGGGCCGCAAGGCCGACGGGCTGGCCGAGCGGCTGACCCGCAGCGTGCTGTCGGCCATGGAGGCCGAGGGCACCCGGCGGCTGCTCGTGGTCAGCGCGGCCCCGGTCATCCCGACGCCCGCGGACGACCCGCTGCTCGACCGGATGATGCTCTCGGCGATCGGCGTGATCCTGAAGGAGGTGTACGCGGACCTGACCGCGATGGAGGCCGCCCTGGCCGCCTCGGCCACGGACTGGACGTCGGTGCGGCCGCCGAAGCTCACGAACGGGCCCCGGACGGGCACGTACCGGATGGTCGTCGGCGGCAATCCGCGCAGCGGCCGGTCCATCTCGCGGGCCGACGTGGCCCACGCGATGCTGGCGCTGGTCAACGACCCGGCGGCGGTGAAGCAGGGCGTGGGCGTGTCCTACTGA
- the rpmG gene encoding 50S ribosomal protein L33: MAATDVRPKITLACVECKERNYITKKNRRNNPDRLEMKKHCPRCNSHTAHRETR, from the coding sequence GTGGCTGCCACCGACGTCCGCCCGAAGATCACGCTGGCCTGCGTGGAGTGCAAGGAGCGGAACTACATCACCAAGAAGAACCGGCGTAACAACCCGGACCGTCTTGAGATGAAGAAGCATTGCCCGCGCTGCAACTCGCACACCGCGCACCGCGAAACGCGCTGA
- a CDS encoding adenosine deaminase yields the protein MERDVRLLPKAHLHLHFTGSMRPTTLLELADKYGVRLPEALTGGEPPSLRATDERGWFRFQRLYDIARSCLREPEDIQRLVRETAQEDVADGSGWLEIQVDPTSYAPLLGGLIPAIEIILDAVDSASRETGLPIRVVIAANRMKHPLDARTLARLAVRYADRGVVGFGLSNDERRGMARDFDRAFAIAREGGLLAAPHGGELSGPSSVRDCLDDLDASRVGHGVRAAEDPRLLRRLAERGVTCEVCPASNVALGVYEKPSDVPLRTLFDAGVPMALGADDPLLFGSRLAAQYDLVRRHHAFTDEELAELARQSVRGSAAPDAVRAELLAGVDDWLAKPAA from the coding sequence ATGGAGCGTGACGTACGGCTGTTGCCCAAGGCCCACCTGCACCTGCATTTCACCGGGTCGATGCGGCCCACGACGCTGCTCGAACTCGCCGACAAGTACGGCGTGCGGCTGCCGGAGGCGCTGACCGGCGGCGAGCCCCCCAGTCTGCGGGCTACGGACGAGCGCGGCTGGTTCCGCTTCCAGCGGCTCTACGACATCGCCAGGTCCTGCCTGCGCGAGCCCGAGGACATCCAGCGGCTGGTGCGCGAGACGGCCCAGGAGGACGTGGCGGACGGCTCCGGCTGGCTGGAGATCCAGGTCGACCCCACCTCGTACGCACCCCTGCTCGGCGGGCTGATCCCGGCGATCGAGATCATCCTCGACGCGGTGGACAGCGCCTCCCGGGAGACCGGGCTGCCGATACGGGTCGTGATCGCGGCGAACCGGATGAAGCATCCGCTGGACGCCAGGACGCTGGCGCGGCTCGCCGTGCGGTACGCGGACCGGGGCGTGGTCGGGTTCGGGCTCTCCAACGACGAGCGGCGCGGCATGGCCCGCGACTTCGACCGGGCCTTCGCCATCGCCCGCGAGGGCGGTCTGCTGGCGGCCCCGCACGGGGGTGAGCTGTCGGGCCCCTCCAGCGTCCGCGACTGCCTGGACGACCTCGACGCCTCCCGGGTGGGCCACGGCGTACGGGCGGCGGAGGACCCCCGGCTGCTGCGCAGGCTGGCCGAGCGCGGGGTGACCTGCGAGGTCTGCCCCGCGTCGAACGTGGCGCTCGGCGTCTACGAGAAGCCCTCCGACGTACCCCTGCGCACTCTGTTCGACGCCGGGGTGCCGATGGCGCTCGGCGCGGACGACCCGCTGCTCTTCGGCTCCCGGCTGGCCGCGCAGTACGACCTGGTGCGCCGCCACCACGCGTTCACGGACGAGGAACTGGCCGAGCTGGCGCGCCAGTCGGTGCGGGGTTCGGCGGCGCCGGACGCGGTGCGCGCGGAGCTGCTGGCCGGCGTCGACGACTGGCTGGCCAAGCCGGCCGCCTGA
- the nusG gene encoding transcription termination/antitermination protein NusG has protein sequence MSDPNLNDAVEPTAGAFESAEDELDIVEAADAVEPDQAEAADAAAGEPAEQDAVHTESDDEVAEADAAGEEASDDAEEATDAADEEEAEPAEPVDAVTALREELRGLPGEWYVIHTYAGYEKRVKANLEQRAVSLNVEEFIYQAEVPEEEIVQIKNGERKNVRQNKLPGYVLVRMDLTNESWGVVRNTPGVTGFVGNAYDPYPLTLDEIVKMLAPEAEEKAAREAAEAEGKPAPSRKVEVQVLDFEVGDSVTVTDGPFATLQATINEINADSKKVKGLVEIFGRETPVELSFDQIQKN, from the coding sequence GTGTCTGACCCGAACCTGAACGACGCCGTCGAGCCGACGGCGGGCGCCTTCGAGTCCGCCGAGGACGAGCTCGACATCGTCGAGGCGGCGGACGCTGTGGAGCCGGACCAGGCTGAAGCTGCCGACGCCGCCGCGGGCGAGCCCGCCGAGCAGGACGCCGTGCACACCGAGTCCGACGACGAGGTCGCCGAGGCCGACGCCGCCGGCGAAGAGGCGTCCGACGACGCCGAGGAAGCCACGGACGCGGCCGACGAGGAAGAGGCCGAGCCGGCCGAGCCCGTCGACGCCGTCACCGCCCTGCGCGAGGAGCTCCGCGGCCTCCCGGGCGAGTGGTACGTCATTCACACGTACGCCGGTTACGAGAAGCGTGTGAAGGCCAACCTGGAGCAGCGCGCCGTCTCGCTGAACGTGGAGGAGTTCATCTATCAGGCCGAGGTGCCTGAGGAGGAAATCGTCCAGATCAAGAACGGCGAGCGCAAGAACGTCCGCCAGAACAAGCTCCCGGGCTACGTCCTGGTGCGCATGGACCTGACGAACGAGTCCTGGGGCGTCGTCCGCAACACCCCCGGTGTCACCGGCTTCGTGGGCAACGCCTACGACCCGTACCCGCTGACCCTGGACGAGATCGTCAAGATGCTCGCGCCGGAGGCCGAGGAGAAGGCCGCCCGTGAGGCCGCCGAGGCCGAGGGCAAGCCGGCTCCGTCCCGCAAGGTCGAGGTCCAGGTGCTGGACTTCGAGGTCGGCGACTCGGTCACCGTCACCGACGGCCCGTTCGCGACGCTGCAGGCGACGATCAACGAGATCAACGCCGACTCGAAGAAGGTCAAGGGCCTCGTCGAGATCTTCGGTCGCGAGACCCCGGTCGAGCTCAGCTTCGACCAGATCCAGAAGAACTAG
- the rplA gene encoding 50S ribosomal protein L1, with translation MKRSKNLRAADAKIDRARNYAPLEAVRLAKDTASTKFDGTVEVAFCLGVDPRKADQMVRGTVNLPHGTGKTARVLVFATGDRAAAAEAAGADIVGADELIDEVAKGRLDFDAVVATPDLMGKVGRLGRVLGPRGLMPNPKTGTVTPDVVKAVNDIKGGKIEFRVDKHSNLHFIIGKTSFDETKLVENYAAALEEILRLKPSAAKGRYIKKATLATTMGPGIPLDANRTRNLLVEEDPAAV, from the coding sequence GTGAAGCGCAGCAAGAACCTCCGCGCTGCGGACGCCAAGATCGACCGGGCGCGCAACTACGCCCCGCTCGAGGCCGTCCGTCTCGCCAAGGACACCGCCTCCACGAAGTTCGACGGCACCGTCGAGGTCGCGTTCTGCCTGGGTGTCGACCCTCGCAAGGCCGACCAGATGGTCCGTGGCACCGTGAACCTCCCGCACGGCACCGGCAAGACCGCCCGGGTCCTGGTCTTCGCGACCGGTGACCGTGCTGCGGCCGCGGAAGCCGCTGGAGCCGACATCGTCGGCGCCGACGAGCTCATCGACGAGGTGGCGAAGGGCCGTCTGGACTTCGACGCCGTCGTCGCGACCCCGGACCTCATGGGCAAGGTCGGCCGCCTCGGCCGCGTGCTCGGTCCGCGTGGTCTGATGCCGAACCCGAAGACCGGCACCGTCACCCCCGACGTCGTGAAGGCTGTCAACGACATCAAGGGCGGCAAGATCGAGTTCCGCGTCGACAAGCACTCGAACCTGCACTTCATCATCGGCAAGACCTCGTTCGACGAGACCAAGCTGGTGGAGAACTACGCAGCGGCGCTGGAGGAGATCCTCCGTCTGAAGCCGTCCGCCGCCAAGGGCCGCTACATCAAGAAGGCCACCCTGGCCACCACGATGGGCCCCGGCATCCCGCTGGACGCCAACCGCACCCGTAACCTCCTCGTCGAGGAGGACCCGGCCGCCGTCTGA
- a CDS encoding TetR/AcrR family transcriptional regulator, producing the protein MEQKPARARIIDAAHQLMLTIGLARATTKEIAKAAGCSEAALYKHFPSKEELFVVVLKERLPKVDGILKRLIAHPGEGERTVEQNLTEIARQAALFYEQSFPIAASLYAEPRLKERHNAVMRELGTGPHMPIRGVDAYLRAEQSAGRVRADADTYAAASLLMGACSQRAFAYDATETGGPPQPLDDFAASAARMLLRGLGE; encoded by the coding sequence ATGGAGCAGAAGCCGGCCCGCGCCCGCATCATCGACGCCGCCCATCAGCTGATGCTCACCATCGGGCTGGCCCGGGCCACCACCAAGGAGATCGCCAAGGCCGCCGGCTGCTCGGAGGCCGCGCTCTACAAGCACTTCCCGAGCAAGGAGGAGCTCTTCGTGGTGGTGCTCAAGGAGCGTCTGCCCAAGGTCGACGGCATCCTCAAGCGGCTGATCGCCCACCCGGGGGAGGGTGAGCGCACGGTCGAGCAGAACCTCACCGAGATCGCCCGCCAGGCCGCCCTGTTCTACGAGCAGAGCTTCCCGATCGCCGCGTCCTTGTACGCCGAGCCGAGGCTCAAGGAACGCCACAACGCGGTGATGCGGGAGCTGGGCACCGGCCCCCATATGCCGATCCGCGGCGTGGACGCGTATCTGCGCGCCGAACAGTCCGCAGGACGCGTACGGGCCGACGCCGACACCTACGCGGCCGCCTCGCTGCTGATGGGCGCCTGCTCCCAGCGGGCCTTCGCCTACGACGCCACGGAGACCGGCGGGCCGCCCCAGCCGCTCGACGACTTCGCCGCCTCGGCCGCCCGGATGCTGCTGCGCGGGCTGGGGGAGTAG
- a CDS encoding pyridoxal phosphate-dependent aminotransferase, which yields MSAATSPSERRVSARIGAISESATLAVDAKAKALKAAGRPVIGFGAGEPDFPTPGYIVDAAVEACRNPKYHRYTPAGGLPELKAAIAEKTLRDSGYQVDVSQILVTNGGKQAIYEAFAAILDPGDEVIVPAPYWTTYPESIRLAGGVPVEVVADETTGYRVSVEQLEAARTERTKVVLFVSPSNPTGAVYSEADAEAIGRWAVEHGLWVLTDEIYEHLVYGDAKFTSLPAIVPELRDKCIVVNGVAKTYAMTGWRVGWIVGPKDVVKAATNLQSHATSNVSNVAQVAALAAVSGNLDAVAEMRTAFDRRRRTIVRMLNEIDGVLCPEPEGAFYAYPSVKELLGKEIRGRRPATSVELAALILDEAEVAVVPGEAFGTPGYLRLSYALGDEDLVEGVSRLQKLLGEAKA from the coding sequence ATGAGCGCTGCTACTTCTCCCTCCGAGCGTCGGGTCTCCGCCCGCATCGGTGCGATCTCCGAGTCCGCCACCCTCGCCGTCGACGCCAAGGCCAAGGCCCTCAAGGCCGCCGGCCGTCCGGTGATCGGCTTCGGTGCCGGCGAGCCCGACTTCCCGACCCCTGGCTACATCGTCGACGCCGCGGTCGAGGCCTGCCGCAACCCGAAGTACCACCGCTACACCCCTGCGGGCGGGCTCCCCGAGCTCAAGGCCGCCATCGCCGAGAAGACGCTGCGCGACTCCGGCTACCAGGTCGACGTCTCCCAGATCCTGGTGACCAACGGCGGCAAGCAGGCCATCTACGAGGCCTTCGCCGCGATCCTCGACCCGGGCGACGAGGTCATCGTCCCGGCGCCGTACTGGACCACCTACCCCGAGTCGATCCGGCTGGCCGGCGGTGTCCCGGTGGAGGTCGTCGCCGACGAGACCACCGGTTACCGGGTCTCCGTGGAGCAGCTGGAGGCGGCGCGCACCGAGCGTACGAAGGTCGTCCTGTTCGTCTCCCCGTCGAACCCGACCGGCGCGGTCTACAGCGAGGCGGACGCCGAGGCGATCGGCCGCTGGGCCGTGGAGCACGGCCTGTGGGTGCTGACGGACGAGATCTACGAGCACCTGGTCTACGGGGACGCGAAGTTCACCTCGCTGCCGGCGATCGTGCCCGAGCTGCGCGACAAGTGCATCGTGGTCAACGGTGTCGCCAAGACGTACGCGATGACCGGCTGGCGCGTGGGGTGGATCGTCGGCCCGAAGGACGTCGTGAAGGCCGCGACCAACCTGCAGTCGCACGCCACGTCCAACGTCTCCAACGTGGCGCAGGTCGCCGCGCTGGCCGCCGTCTCCGGGAACCTGGACGCGGTCGCCGAGATGCGCACCGCCTTCGACCGGCGCCGCCGGACGATCGTGCGGATGCTCAACGAGATCGACGGCGTGCTCTGCCCCGAGCCCGAGGGCGCGTTCTACGCGTACCCCTCGGTGAAGGAGCTGCTCGGCAAGGAGATCCGCGGCAGGCGTCCGGCCACCTCGGTCGAGCTGGCGGCGCTCATCCTGGACGAGGCCGAGGTCGCGGTCGTCCCCGGTGAGGCCTTCGGTACGCCGGGCTATCTGCGCCTCTCTTACGCGCTGGGCGACGAGGATCTGGTCGAGGGTGTCTCGCGGCTCCAGAAGCTGCTGGGCGAGGCCAAGGCCTAG
- a CDS encoding MaoC family dehydratase — MTAKVSYDAVEVGTELPAQSFPVTRATLVRYAGASGDFNPIHWNEKFAVEVGLPDVIAHGMFTMAEAIRVVTDWAGDPGAVVEYGVRFTKPVVVPNDDKGALIEVSGKVAALLDDRRVRVDLVAMSDGKKVLGMSRAVVQLG; from the coding sequence ATGACGGCGAAGGTGAGTTACGACGCGGTCGAGGTCGGTACGGAACTGCCGGCGCAGTCCTTCCCGGTCACCCGGGCGACGCTGGTGCGGTACGCGGGCGCCTCGGGCGACTTCAACCCGATCCACTGGAACGAGAAGTTCGCCGTCGAGGTCGGGCTTCCCGATGTGATCGCGCACGGCATGTTCACCATGGCCGAGGCGATCCGGGTGGTCACGGACTGGGCCGGGGATCCGGGCGCGGTCGTCGAGTACGGAGTGCGGTTCACCAAGCCCGTCGTCGTGCCCAACGACGACAAGGGCGCCCTCATCGAGGTCAGCGGCAAGGTGGCCGCCCTGCTGGACGACCGCCGGGTGCGGGTGGACCTGGTCGCGATGAGCGACGGCAAGAAGGTGCTGGGCATGTCCCGCGCCGTGGTGCAGCTCGGCTGA
- a CDS encoding MFS transporter, with protein sequence MNQHTTGRAGAAWALVITSVAGFMAALDNLVVTTALPSIRESLGGEMEELEWTVNAYTLTFAVLLMFGAALGDRFGRRRLFLAGLAVFTGASAAAALSPGINELIAFRAVQGVGAAIMMPLTLTLLTAAVEPARRGMALGIFSAATGLAVASGPLIGGSLTEHISWQWIFWLNVPIGLLLLPLARFRLAESYAPNARLDIPGTLLVSGGLFGIVYGLVNANSEGWTSPTVLTSLIAGTALIGGFVHHGFRAKNPMLPMRLFRDRAFFGINISSMLMYLGMFGSIFLLSQYLQGVLGYSPTEAGLRMLPWTGMPMLVAPIAGMLSDRFGGRPVVVTGLALQAVGLGLFAMAIAPDASYVSQLPGLIVGGIGMALYFAPAASLVMSSVRPGEQGIASGANNALREVGGALGVAVLATVFSAQGGIGTPESFTDGTVPAVWIGSGVVALAALVALMIPGRRSTRPAEPVEDTAVSPEQADERVSVPA encoded by the coding sequence GTGAACCAGCACACAACCGGCCGCGCAGGAGCGGCCTGGGCCCTCGTCATCACCAGCGTCGCCGGCTTCATGGCGGCCCTCGACAACCTCGTCGTCACCACGGCCCTGCCGTCCATCCGCGAGAGCCTCGGCGGAGAGATGGAGGAGCTGGAGTGGACGGTCAACGCCTACACGCTGACCTTCGCCGTCCTGCTGATGTTCGGCGCGGCCCTCGGTGACCGCTTCGGCCGCCGCCGGCTGTTCCTCGCCGGTCTCGCCGTCTTCACCGGCGCCTCCGCCGCGGCCGCCCTCTCGCCCGGGATCAACGAACTGATCGCCTTCCGCGCGGTCCAGGGTGTCGGCGCCGCGATCATGATGCCGCTCACCCTCACCCTGCTCACGGCCGCCGTGGAGCCGGCCCGTCGCGGAATGGCGCTGGGCATCTTCAGCGCCGCGACCGGACTGGCGGTGGCCAGCGGGCCGCTGATCGGCGGCAGTCTCACCGAGCACATCTCCTGGCAGTGGATCTTCTGGCTCAACGTGCCGATCGGTCTGCTCCTGCTGCCGCTCGCCCGCTTCCGGCTGGCCGAGTCCTACGCCCCGAACGCCCGGCTCGACATCCCCGGCACCCTCCTGGTCAGCGGCGGCCTCTTCGGGATCGTCTACGGCCTGGTCAACGCCAACTCCGAGGGCTGGACCAGCCCGACCGTCCTGACCTCGCTCATCGCCGGCACCGCGCTCATCGGCGGCTTCGTCCACCACGGCTTCCGCGCCAAGAACCCGATGCTGCCCATGCGCCTCTTCCGGGACCGTGCGTTCTTCGGGATCAACATCTCCAGCATGCTGATGTACCTCGGGATGTTCGGCTCGATCTTCCTGCTCAGCCAGTACCTCCAGGGCGTGCTGGGCTACTCGCCCACCGAGGCCGGACTGCGGATGCTGCCCTGGACCGGGATGCCGATGCTCGTGGCCCCCATCGCCGGGATGCTCTCCGACCGGTTCGGCGGCCGCCCGGTGGTCGTGACGGGGCTCGCCCTCCAGGCGGTCGGCCTCGGACTGTTCGCCATGGCCATCGCCCCGGACGCCTCCTACGTCTCGCAGCTGCCCGGTCTGATCGTCGGCGGCATCGGCATGGCCCTGTACTTCGCCCCGGCGGCCAGCCTCGTGATGTCGAGCGTCCGGCCCGGCGAACAGGGGATCGCCTCCGGCGCCAACAACGCCCTGCGTGAGGTCGGCGGCGCCCTCGGGGTCGCGGTGCTCGCCACCGTCTTCTCCGCCCAGGGCGGCATCGGCACCCCGGAGTCCTTCACCGACGGCACCGTGCCCGCGGTCTGGATCGGCTCCGGTGTGGTGGCACTCGCCGCCCTCGTCGCCCTGATGATCCCGGGCCGCCGCAGCACCCGGCCCGCGGAGCCCGTCGAGGACACGGCGGTCTCCCCGGAGCAGGCCGATGAGCGGGTGTCCGTACCCGCCTGA
- the rplK gene encoding 50S ribosomal protein L11 codes for MPPKKKKVTGLIKLQINAGAANPAPPVGPALGQHGVNIMEFCKAYNAATESQRGMVVPVEITVYEDRTFTFITKTPPAAKLILKAAGVDKGSGEPHKTKVAKLTAAQVREIATTKLPDLNANDLDAASKIIAGTARSMGITVEG; via the coding sequence ATGCCTCCCAAGAAGAAGAAGGTCACGGGGCTTATCAAGCTCCAGATCAACGCCGGTGCGGCCAACCCGGCCCCGCCGGTCGGCCCCGCACTGGGTCAGCACGGCGTCAACATCATGGAGTTCTGCAAGGCCTACAACGCCGCGACCGAGTCGCAGCGTGGCATGGTCGTGCCGGTGGAGATCACGGTCTACGAGGACCGCACCTTCACCTTCATCACCAAGACTCCGCCGGCCGCCAAGCTGATCCTCAAGGCCGCGGGTGTGGACAAGGGCTCCGGCGAGCCGCACAAGACCAAGGTCGCCAAGCTGACGGCTGCCCAGGTCCGCGAGATCGCCACGACGAAGCTCCCCGACCTGAACGCCAATGACCTCGACGCCGCGTCGAAGATCATCGCCGGCACCGCCCGTTCCATGGGCATCACGGTCGAAGGCTGA
- the secE gene encoding preprotein translocase subunit SecE yields the protein MTDAVGSIDMPDAEDEVPESKKKTRKGGKRGKKGPLGRLALFYRQIIAELRKVVWPTRNQLTTYTSVVIVFVVVMIGLVTVIDFGFQRVIKYVFG from the coding sequence GTGACGGACGCCGTGGGCTCCATCGACATGCCTGATGCCGAGGATGAAGTCCCCGAGTCGAAGAAGAAGACCCGGAAGGGCGGCAAGCGCGGCAAGAAGGGCCCTCTGGGCCGTCTCGCGCTCTTCTACCGCCAGATCATCGCCGAGCTGCGCAAGGTCGTCTGGCCGACACGCAACCAGCTGACGACGTACACCTCAGTGGTGATTGTCTTCGTAGTCGTCATGATTGGCCTCGTCACCGTGATTGACTTCGGTTTCCAGCGGGTCATCAAGTACGTCTTCGGCTGA